The following proteins are encoded in a genomic region of Chelmon rostratus isolate fCheRos1 chromosome 3, fCheRos1.pri, whole genome shotgun sequence:
- the krt94 gene encoding keratin 94 produces MFYSQSITSGPAMITRQSRSYTSSAAPHKAHSVSGLTVRGGPRISSSSMRTVSSGFGGGMGLGSGGFDLSSALDQSAVHLNEKATMQNLNDRLASYLEKVRSLEAANAKLETQIREYYEQKGPAAERDYSNYWAIINDLKDKIAAATIGNANILLQIDNSKLAADDFKTKFDHELMMRQSVEADIANLRRLLDQTTLTKADLEMQIEGLQDELAYLKKNHAEELAAMRAQLTGTVNVEVDAAPQQDLNKVLEEIRAQYESITDKHRRDQEVWFNEKSAVLTKEVASSTESIQTSKTEISDLRRTLQGLEIELQSQLSMKGALENTLAETEARYSAMLAGYQNTINMLEAELANVRLSIEQQGQDYKMLLDIKTRLEQEIATYRRLLETEESRTLSTGGSKTTVTTTTVRTSS; encoded by the exons ATGTTTTACAGCCAGAGCATCACCAGTGGTCCCGCCATGATCACCAGGCAGAGCCGCAGCTACACATCCAGTGCTGCCCCTCACAAGGCTCACAGCGTGTCAGGATTGACCGTGAGAGGAGGCCCCCGGATCTCCTCTTCCAGCATGCGCACCGTCTCCTCCGGGTTTGGGGGTGGCATGGGGCTCGGCAGCGGTGGGTTCGACCTGTCCAGCGCCCTGGACCAGAGCGCCGTGCACCTGAACGAGAAGGCCACCATGCAGAACCTGAACGACCGTCTGGCATCCTACCTGGAAAAGGTCCGCTCTCTGGAGGCTGCCAACGCCAAGCTGGAGACTCAGATCAGAGAGTACTATGAGCAGAAGggccctgcagcagagagggactACAGCAACTACTGGGCCATTATCAATGACCTGAAGGACAAG atCGCTGCCGCCACCATTGGCAATGCCAACATCCTGCTCCAGATCGACAACTCCAAGCTGGCCGCTGATGACTTCAAAACCAA ATTTGATCATGAGCTGATGATGCGCCAGTCAGTTGAGGCTGACATCGCCAACCTGCGCCGCCTGCTGGACCAGACCACCCTGACCAAGGCTGACCTGGAGATGCAGATCGAGGGCCTGCAGGATGAGCTGGCCTACCTCAAGAAGAATCACGCAGAG GAGCTGGCAGCAATGCGCGCTCAGCTTACCGGCACAGTCAACGTGGAGGTCGATGCCGCACCCCAGCAAGACCTCAACAAAGTCCTGGAGGAGATCCGCGCCCAGTATGAATCCATCACCGACAAACACCGTCGCGACCAGGAGGTCTGGTTCAATGAGAAG TCTGCAGTTCTGACCAAGGAGgtggccagcagcacagagtcGATCCAGACATCCAAGACAGAGATCAGTGACCTGCGGCGCACACTGCAGGGCCTGGAGATAGAGCTGCAGTCTCAGCTCAGCATG AAAGGGGCTCTGGAGAACACACTGGCAGAAACAGAGGCTCGATACAGCGCCATGCTCGCCGGCTACCAGAACACAATCAACATGCTTGAGGCAGAGCTCGCCAACGTGCGCTTGAGCATCGAGCAGCAGGGCCAGGACTACAAGATGCTGCTGGACATCAAGAccaggctggagcaggagatcGCAACCTACAGGAGgctgctggaaacagaggaGTCCAG AACCCTCAGTACAG GGGGCTCAAAGACCACAGTCACCACCACCACTGTGCGCACTTCCAGCTAG